From Cronobacter turicensis z3032, the proteins below share one genomic window:
- the hypA gene encoding Probable hydrogenase nickel incorporation protein hypA, with the protein MHELTLCQRAVEIIEQQAQQLGARKVTGVWLEIGAFSCVERSALEFCFDLACRDTRAEGCALHLSQQEAQCWCPHCQRNVELLTMLVRRCPHCHSADLRIDADDSVQIKRLEIEQE; encoded by the coding sequence ATGCACGAACTCACCCTCTGCCAGCGGGCAGTGGAAATTATTGAACAGCAGGCGCAGCAGCTTGGCGCACGCAAGGTCACCGGCGTATGGCTGGAAATCGGCGCGTTCTCCTGCGTCGAGCGCAGCGCGCTGGAGTTTTGCTTTGATCTGGCGTGCCGCGACACCCGCGCCGAGGGCTGCGCGCTGCATTTAAGCCAGCAGGAGGCGCAGTGCTGGTGCCCCCACTGCCAGCGGAATGTCGAGTTACTCACGATGCTGGTACGCCGCTGCCCGCATTGTCACAGCGCGGATCTGCGCATCGATGCCGATGACAGCGTGCAAATCAAGCGTCTGGAAATAGAACAGGAGTAG
- the hypB gene encoding Hydrogenase isoenzymes nickel incorporation protein hypB gives MCTTCGCQHGNLYIEGDERNPHSPFRAAPFAAAPRAAAPIATISLNTFSPEIAPDGALDYGHGEAGTHAPGLSQRKMVEIEINVLDKNNQIAQRNRQRLAARGQLALNLVSSPGSGKTTLLTETLKRLLDTTPCAVIEGDQQTVNDAERIRATGTPAIQVNTGKGCHLDAQMVQEAMARLPLADNGVLFIENVGNLVCPAGFDLGERHKVAVLSVTEGEDKPLKYPHMFAAASLMLLNKIDLLPYLNFDVEQCMAYARQVNPNITILLVSAMRGDGMNAWLAWLEEQRCA, from the coding sequence ATGTGTACGACCTGCGGTTGCCAGCACGGCAACCTTTATATAGAAGGCGATGAGCGCAACCCGCACTCGCCGTTTCGCGCCGCCCCCTTTGCCGCCGCGCCGCGCGCCGCGGCCCCCATCGCCACGATAAGCCTCAACACGTTCTCGCCTGAAATAGCGCCAGATGGCGCTCTCGATTACGGCCACGGCGAAGCGGGCACCCATGCGCCTGGCCTGAGCCAGCGCAAAATGGTGGAGATTGAAATCAACGTGCTCGATAAAAATAACCAGATTGCGCAGCGCAACCGCCAGCGGCTCGCCGCGCGCGGTCAACTGGCGCTGAATCTGGTCTCCAGCCCCGGTTCCGGCAAAACGACGCTGCTCACCGAGACGCTCAAACGCCTGCTCGATACCACGCCCTGCGCCGTTATCGAAGGCGATCAGCAGACGGTGAACGACGCCGAGCGCATTCGCGCCACCGGCACCCCGGCGATACAGGTTAATACCGGCAAAGGGTGTCATCTCGACGCACAGATGGTTCAGGAGGCGATGGCGCGCCTGCCGCTTGCCGATAACGGCGTGCTGTTTATTGAAAACGTCGGCAACCTGGTCTGCCCGGCGGGATTTGATCTCGGCGAGCGTCACAAAGTGGCGGTGCTCTCCGTGACCGAGGGCGAAGATAAGCCGCTCAAGTACCCGCATATGTTCGCCGCCGCCTCGCTGATGCTGCTCAATAAAATCGATCTGCTGCCGTACCTGAACTTCGACGTCGAGCAATGCATGGCGTACGCGCGCCAGGTCAACCCGAATATCACTATCCTGCTGGTCTCCGCCATGCGCGGCGACGGCATGAACGCGTGGCTCGCCTGGCTGGAGGAACAGCGATGTGCATAG
- the hycB gene encoding Formate hydrogenlyase subunit 2, whose translation MSARSWRPATRRHINRATCRRLSKSSVVVTFRQKCPSPEEHLVNRFIIADSTLCIGCHTCEAACSETHRLHGLQSRPRLTVMRNQKDSAPQLCHHCEDAPCAQVCPVNAITREAGAIQLNESLCVSCKLCGIACPFGAIEFSGSRPLHIPANVNSPKAPPAPPAPARVGAFLDWTPGVRAVAVKCDLCQFDADGPACIRTCPTGALKLVDNHDIARASRRKRELTINADLGDLSLLLQPRGGE comes from the coding sequence ATATCAGCGAGATCCTGGCGGCCCGCGACGCGTCGTCACATTAACCGGGCGACGTGTCGCCGACTGTCGAAATCGTCCGTCGTCGTCACTTTTCGTCAAAAATGTCCATCACCTGAGGAACACCTGGTGAACCGTTTTATCATTGCCGACTCCACGCTTTGCATCGGCTGCCACACCTGCGAGGCTGCCTGTTCAGAGACGCACCGCCTGCATGGACTGCAATCCAGGCCGCGCCTGACGGTTATGCGTAACCAAAAAGATTCCGCCCCACAGCTTTGCCACCACTGCGAAGACGCGCCCTGCGCGCAGGTCTGTCCGGTGAACGCCATCACGCGCGAGGCGGGGGCGATTCAGCTCAATGAAAGCCTGTGCGTGAGCTGCAAACTGTGCGGCATCGCCTGTCCGTTCGGCGCGATTGAATTCTCCGGCAGCCGCCCGCTGCATATCCCCGCTAACGTCAACAGCCCGAAAGCGCCCCCCGCGCCGCCTGCGCCTGCGCGCGTCGGCGCGTTTCTCGACTGGACGCCTGGCGTGCGCGCTGTTGCGGTGAAGTGCGATCTCTGCCAGTTCGACGCTGACGGCCCGGCCTGCATACGCACCTGTCCAACCGGCGCGCTGAAGCTTGTTGATAACCACGACATCGCCCGCGCCAGCCGCCGTAAACGCGAACTGACCATTAATGCCGATCTCGGCGACTTATCGCTGCTGCTGCAACCGCGCGGAGGAGAATAA
- the hycA gene encoding Formate hydrogenlyase regulatory protein hycA, whose translation MILSELSQKAEFIADRHRALQTHWHTYCNTLVQAITLSRQKLHHSLGCEPQNGLCFFLFEHFAIRVEQAEGFHCRTINYLIARRDGSEETLLATAQLDAKGMLDGAVDIRDRERVLAHYLDKIGALYDGLYDAVQHDTPLHISEILAARDASSH comes from the coding sequence ATGATCCTGTCCGAACTAAGCCAGAAGGCGGAGTTTATCGCCGACCGTCACCGCGCGTTACAGACGCACTGGCACACCTACTGCAATACGCTGGTCCAGGCCATTACGCTGTCGCGTCAGAAGCTGCATCACTCGCTCGGCTGCGAGCCGCAAAACGGGTTGTGCTTCTTTCTCTTTGAGCATTTCGCCATCCGCGTGGAGCAGGCCGAAGGCTTTCACTGCCGCACCATTAACTACCTGATAGCCCGCCGCGACGGCAGCGAAGAGACGCTGCTCGCCACCGCACAGCTTGACGCAAAAGGCATGCTGGATGGCGCGGTGGATATCCGCGACCGCGAGCGGGTGCTGGCGCACTACCTCGACAAAATCGGCGCGCTGTACGACGGGTTGTATGACGCCGTCCAGCACGACACGCCGCTGCATATCAGCGAGATCCTGGCGGCCCGCGACGCGTCGTCACATTAA
- the hypC gene encoding Hydrogenase isoenzymes formation protein hypC has protein sequence MCIGIPGQVCELLSDNLARVEVCGVRRDVDLTLVGTHDDNGQPRLGQWVLVHVGFAMSLINEREARDTLEALQTMFEVEPDVGALLYGEENR, from the coding sequence ATGTGCATAGGCATTCCGGGGCAGGTCTGCGAACTGCTCTCAGACAATCTCGCCCGCGTCGAGGTGTGCGGCGTGCGGCGTGATGTCGATTTAACGCTGGTAGGCACGCATGACGATAACGGCCAGCCGCGCCTCGGCCAGTGGGTACTGGTGCATGTCGGTTTCGCCATGAGCCTGATTAATGAGCGCGAGGCGCGCGACACGCTGGAGGCGCTGCAAACCATGTTTGAGGTGGAGCCGGATGTCGGCGCGCTGCTGTATGGCGAGGAGAACCGCTGA